Proteins encoded by one window of Coleofasciculus sp. FACHB-1120:
- a CDS encoding NAD-dependent epimerase/dehydratase family protein, which produces MKTVLITGVTGFIGRYVARQFTETGWSVVGLGNRPPENAPRQDLFRYEQLNLPSADLAKIVQELQPEICIHCAGRASVELSIGDPSADFSNSVAVTFNLLDTLRLYVPKCRLIYLSSAAVYGNPETLPIQENQNLKPISPYGFHKLMSEQLCAEFFQVYNLPTAIVRIFSGYGPGLRRQVLWDMCQKALTHPALKLRGTGNESRDFIHGRDVAKALHVLAEKANFEAEVYNLANGVETTIKELAALVLAKLGEDIPVEFDSSTPAGTPINWQADMSKLAKIGFTPEVTIERGVNVYVQWCRAEILGW; this is translated from the coding sequence ATGAAAACTGTTCTAATTACAGGTGTAACAGGGTTTATCGGGCGATATGTTGCTCGTCAGTTTACAGAAACTGGATGGAGTGTTGTTGGGCTAGGAAATCGTCCTCCAGAGAATGCGCCTAGACAAGATTTGTTTCGCTATGAACAATTAAATTTGCCTTCTGCCGATCTAGCAAAAATCGTTCAAGAGTTGCAACCGGAAATTTGTATCCACTGCGCTGGAAGAGCCTCAGTAGAGCTTTCAATTGGCGATCCATCAGCAGATTTTAGCAACAGTGTTGCCGTCACTTTCAACCTTTTAGATACATTACGTCTTTATGTTCCGAAATGTCGTTTAATTTATCTTTCTAGTGCTGCTGTCTATGGAAATCCTGAAACCTTACCCATTCAGGAAAACCAAAACTTGAAGCCAATTTCCCCCTATGGCTTCCATAAGCTGATGTCTGAGCAACTTTGCGCTGAGTTTTTCCAAGTTTATAACTTACCCACTGCTATAGTACGCATTTTTTCGGGTTATGGCCCAGGACTAAGGCGACAAGTTCTTTGGGATATGTGTCAAAAAGCTTTGACACACCCCGCGCTAAAGTTACGAGGCACTGGCAACGAAAGCCGTGATTTTATTCATGGTAGAGACGTAGCAAAGGCACTTCATGTTCTTGCTGAAAAAGCTAATTTTGAAGCCGAGGTTTATAACCTTGCGAATGGTGTCGAAACAACAATCAAAGAATTAGCAGCATTAGTATTAGCCAAACTAGGAGAAGATATTCCGGTTGAATTTGATAGTAGTACTCCTGCCGGAACTCCGATAAACTGGCAAGCCGATATGAGCAAACTTGCCAAAATTGGATTTACCCCTGAAGTAACGATAGAAAGGGGTGTAAACGTCTATGTTCAATGGTGTCGAGCTGAGATTTTAGGATGGTAA
- a CDS encoding glycosyltransferase family 2 protein, with product MKTPVALLIFKRPETTAKVFEAIRQAKPPKLLVVADGPRPDKPGEAEKCAAARAIIDTVDWECEVLKNYSEINLGCGLRPATGIDWVFEQVEEAILFEDDCLPHPTFFQFCEELLERYRDDERVMSIAGTNLLGERKSPEQSYYFSCFGGNWGWASWRRAWKYFDYDIKQWPEILESRFLENYLRVPKYYVFWQKIFQNAYQEQNRSCWDYQWLLACWLQHGLKIVPEVNLITNIGFGANATHTFSTENPLGKMKTQEIAFPLKHPPFMIRDVEADTLFQEKFFDNRSLLTKVKNKFQKSFA from the coding sequence ATGAAAACTCCCGTTGCTCTGCTAATCTTTAAACGGCCTGAGACTACAGCCAAGGTTTTTGAGGCAATTCGTCAGGCAAAACCACCGAAGCTTTTAGTAGTCGCTGATGGCCCTCGTCCTGATAAGCCAGGTGAAGCGGAAAAGTGTGCTGCTGCTCGTGCAATTATTGACACTGTAGATTGGGAGTGCGAAGTTCTAAAAAATTATTCTGAGATCAACTTAGGCTGTGGTTTACGTCCAGCCACGGGTATTGATTGGGTATTTGAACAAGTAGAAGAAGCCATCCTTTTCGAGGATGATTGTTTACCTCATCCAACTTTTTTTCAGTTTTGCGAGGAGTTATTAGAAAGATATCGCGATGATGAAAGAGTAATGAGTATTGCGGGAACCAATCTTTTAGGCGAACGGAAATCACCTGAGCAAAGTTATTACTTTTCTTGTTTTGGTGGAAATTGGGGTTGGGCATCCTGGCGTAGAGCCTGGAAATATTTTGATTATGACATTAAGCAATGGCCTGAAATTTTAGAGAGTCGGTTCCTGGAAAATTACTTAAGAGTACCGAAATATTATGTATTTTGGCAAAAAATATTTCAAAATGCTTACCAAGAGCAAAATAGATCCTGTTGGGATTATCAATGGCTGTTAGCTTGTTGGCTTCAACATGGATTAAAAATAGTGCCTGAAGTTAATTTAATTACGAATATTGGTTTTGGAGCTAATGCAACTCACACTTTTTCTACAGAAAATCCATTAGGTAAAATGAAAACGCAAGAAATTGCTTTTCCTTTAAAGCATCCTCCCTTTATGATTCGAGATGTAGAAGCAGACACCTTGTTTCAAGAAAAGTTTTTCGATAATAGAAGCCTTTTAACTAAAGTTAAAAATAAATTCCAAAAAAGTTTTGCTTAA
- a CDS encoding glycosyltransferase gives MVKNLHICLNMVGGSGWLGGVLYIQNLARAIATLPETEKANINLTIAVHDKDISLIEPARCYVNQIYATSKWQRAYLKMCNFLAERISFIPLELLNPQKINFLYPAIAGTRSPYQWGGWIPDFQHYHLPHLFSPEEIAQRNRDQQQIAHAAPIIVLSSNMAQEDFKYLYPEAASRSVVMNFVSCPAPEWFELDPKLTQAKYKLPDKFFLVSNQFWKHKDHAVVIESLGLLKQQGLTPTVVCTGSATDYRNPDYYNYLLTRIEELGISEQVRLLGLIPRVDQIQLMRRSLAVIQPSLFEGWSTVVEDARSLGKPMFLSDFPVHLEQNPPDSYFFERSNAEQLAALIDKSFTRLRPGPDVEKESLAKQDNVEKIKGYGRHFLEIARSVV, from the coding sequence ATGGTAAAAAATCTACATATTTGCCTCAACATGGTGGGTGGCTCTGGCTGGCTAGGGGGCGTGCTATATATTCAGAATTTAGCTCGTGCGATCGCTACTTTACCGGAAACAGAAAAAGCGAATATCAATCTAACAATAGCCGTTCACGATAAAGATATAAGTTTGATAGAACCAGCCCGCTGTTACGTTAACCAAATTTATGCGACTTCCAAGTGGCAGCGTGCCTATCTAAAAATGTGTAATTTTTTAGCTGAGCGTATCTCTTTCATTCCTCTGGAACTACTGAATCCTCAAAAAATAAATTTTCTTTACCCGGCGATAGCAGGAACCCGCTCACCTTATCAGTGGGGAGGTTGGATTCCTGACTTTCAACACTATCACTTACCCCACCTTTTCTCTCCGGAAGAAATCGCTCAACGTAATCGAGATCAGCAACAAATTGCTCACGCTGCTCCTATTATTGTCCTCAGTAGCAATATGGCACAAGAAGACTTTAAATATCTTTATCCAGAAGCAGCTTCTCGAAGCGTTGTAATGAACTTTGTAAGCTGTCCCGCACCTGAATGGTTTGAGTTAGACCCCAAACTAACGCAAGCAAAGTATAAACTTCCAGATAAATTTTTTCTGGTCAGCAATCAATTTTGGAAACATAAAGATCATGCTGTGGTAATTGAATCTTTGGGGCTACTGAAACAACAGGGGCTTACACCTACCGTTGTTTGTACTGGAAGTGCTACTGATTATCGTAATCCTGATTATTACAATTACCTCTTAACAAGAATTGAGGAATTAGGAATTAGCGAACAAGTACGTCTTTTAGGATTAATTCCTCGTGTAGACCAAATTCAGCTCATGAGGAGGTCTTTAGCTGTAATTCAGCCTTCTTTATTTGAAGGTTGGAGTACGGTTGTAGAGGACGCACGTTCTCTTGGTAAACCCATGTTTCTTTCTGACTTTCCTGTTCACCTGGAGCAGAATCCTCCTGATTCTTACTTTTTTGAGCGTAGTAATGCGGAACAACTAGCAGCACTGATTGATAAAAGTTTCACTAGATTAAGACCAGGACCAGATGTAGAAAAAGAAAGTTTAGCTAAACAGGATAATGTTGAAAAAATCAAAGGATACGGTAGGCATTTTTTAGAGATAGCACGCAGTGTTGTATAA
- a CDS encoding phytanoyl-CoA dioxygenase family protein, whose protein sequence is MDRPKDYYETNGYYVFRNLIPKNLINNLLKEYSSNILPSKSPFFRQSTNKWETNRITLNGYSEESFRDVHDYPDYPAFTEAAKEIFCLQQVREALTELTGSEEHNLMQTMFFDMNTATPAHQDWYYLDSMPNGHLLAGWFALEDIHEEAGRFYVLPTSHLVDFELTDDEKLSNRFYLEKLKEYINVHKSNIQAPALKKGDVLFWNSRTIHGSLETLNPQYSRKSLTAHYLPAIYEFGSRNAESPTAVDYATYKGMKYRLIPAMYKNYSAAAKLKTDLLQYLWEQPKLMRTAKFVRKVLQGAKGK, encoded by the coding sequence ATGGACAGACCTAAAGATTATTACGAAACCAATGGATACTACGTATTTAGAAATCTTATCCCTAAAAATCTAATTAATAATCTTTTAAAAGAGTATAGCTCTAATATTCTTCCATCCAAATCTCCTTTCTTTAGGCAATCAACTAATAAATGGGAAACCAATAGAATCACTCTTAACGGATACTCTGAAGAATCTTTCCGGGATGTTCACGATTATCCAGATTATCCAGCATTTACTGAGGCAGCTAAAGAAATTTTCTGTTTACAGCAGGTTAGGGAAGCGCTGACTGAACTGACGGGTAGTGAGGAGCATAACCTCATGCAAACGATGTTCTTTGATATGAACACGGCTACCCCAGCACATCAGGATTGGTACTATTTAGATTCCATGCCTAATGGTCATCTTCTGGCTGGATGGTTTGCGCTAGAAGACATTCACGAAGAAGCTGGTCGATTTTATGTTTTACCAACATCCCATCTCGTTGACTTTGAGTTAACAGATGATGAAAAACTATCTAATCGGTTTTACTTGGAAAAGTTGAAGGAGTATATCAATGTTCATAAGAGTAATATTCAAGCTCCTGCCTTGAAAAAAGGGGATGTCTTATTCTGGAACTCTAGAACGATTCACGGTTCCTTGGAAACACTCAATCCCCAATATTCTCGCAAATCTCTCACGGCTCATTATTTACCAGCCATATATGAATTCGGTAGCCGCAATGCAGAATCTCCGACTGCTGTAGATTATGCCACGTACAAAGGAATGAAGTATCGTTTGATTCCTGCAATGTACAAAAATTATTCAGCAGCAGCAAAACTGAAAACAGATTTATTGCAGTATTTGTGGGAGCAACCGAAACTAATGCGAACCGCAAAATTTGTGAGAAAAGTCTTGCAAGGTGCTAAAGGTAAATAA
- a CDS encoding acyltransferase produces MNPFLKIKSKINAALVNKKCVIGNHSSVLNHSSLVSHNYDRDSIVLGDNTHIEGQLMTFPGGKIKVGNFCYLAQGSRIWSDTLIEIKDRTIIAHNVNIFDNQTHPIDPVARHQQFVHIIHKGFPKDLNLNGKPVIIEEDVWIACNSIILRGVTIGKCSIIGAGSVVTKDVPAWTIVAGNPARIIGKVPEGEQKILNHKELMSDRG; encoded by the coding sequence ATGAACCCCTTCTTAAAAATAAAATCTAAGATTAATGCTGCTTTAGTCAATAAAAAATGTGTAATTGGTAATCACTCAAGTGTTTTAAATCATAGTTCTCTGGTAAGTCATAATTATGATAGGGATAGTATTGTTTTGGGCGATAATACTCATATCGAAGGTCAATTAATGACTTTCCCAGGAGGAAAAATAAAAGTAGGAAATTTCTGTTATTTAGCCCAAGGTTCTAGGATTTGGTCAGACACTTTAATTGAAATCAAAGATAGAACAATTATTGCTCATAATGTTAATATATTCGATAATCAAACTCATCCAATCGATCCAGTAGCGCGTCATCAGCAATTTGTTCACATTATCCACAAAGGTTTTCCTAAAGATTTAAACTTAAATGGAAAACCCGTCATTATTGAAGAGGATGTTTGGATTGCTTGTAACTCTATTATTTTGAGAGGAGTAACAATTGGGAAATGCTCGATTATCGGTGCAGGGTCAGTCGTTACTAAAGATGTTCCTGCTTGGACGATTGTTGCGGGAAATCCAGCTCGAATTATTGGCAAGGTTCCTGAAGGTGAGCAGAAGATATTAAATCACAAAGAATTAATGAGCGATCGCGGGTAA
- a CDS encoding acyltransferase: MKRFIVSKLTDAQIDRIKWLGGNLRAYFTRRQNVGKNSYIDPSVHVLGWGNVKVGKNSVIGAETVIVINKREKDKISVIIGDNCFVGRRNFYSAGALIKVGDYSLIGNDCKLLGSGHDYTSPFIPYHTASTTTDSVIEIGTNCWLGVDVTILKGVKIGYGSIIGASTVVNSDIPPFSVVVGNPCRIVKRFDMRSQEWVRAKDYSEDGDQYLPGEDEYLAILKKDFPATRMPTIAVSKLFGDLD; encoded by the coding sequence ATGAAGCGATTTATAGTATCTAAATTAACAGATGCTCAAATAGACAGAATTAAATGGTTAGGAGGTAATTTAAGAGCCTATTTTACTAGAAGGCAGAATGTAGGTAAAAACTCTTATATCGATCCATCGGTTCACGTACTAGGATGGGGTAACGTAAAAGTTGGTAAAAATTCAGTCATTGGTGCAGAAACAGTAATTGTAATTAACAAACGAGAAAAAGACAAAATCTCTGTCATTATTGGTGATAACTGTTTTGTAGGTCGGAGAAACTTTTATAGCGCTGGAGCTTTGATAAAAGTCGGTGACTATAGCTTAATTGGCAATGACTGTAAACTGTTAGGAAGTGGTCACGATTATACTTCTCCCTTTATCCCCTATCATACTGCTTCAACAACTACTGATTCAGTAATAGAAATTGGCACAAATTGCTGGCTAGGTGTAGACGTAACTATTTTGAAAGGGGTGAAAATAGGATACGGCTCAATCATTGGAGCTTCCACAGTAGTAAATTCTGATATTCCTCCCTTCAGCGTGGTAGTAGGAAATCCATGTCGAATCGTTAAAAGATTTGATATGCGATCGCAAGAGTGGGTAAGAGCTAAAGATTATTCTGAAGATGGCGATCAATATCTTCCTGGTGAAGATGAATATTTAGCAATCTTAAAAAAAGATTTTCCTGCTACTAGAATGCCAACAATCGCTGTTAGCAAATTGTTTGGAGATTTGGACTGA
- a CDS encoding flippase, with product MLDKLSLVNQKLSPGLRKVFSNIAWLFADKILQMGLSLIVGIWVARYLGPEQFGLFNYAIAFVALLGPIANLGLDSIVVRDIVRDPITKNETLGTSLALKLIGGVVTTSLAVGAISFLQPQDTLTSWLVGIIAAGTIFQAFETIDLWFRSQVQSKYTVVVKNCAYLLVCAVRIVLIQIKAPLIAFAWARCGELALAAVGLVIIYQTSGQDIKAWRSSLPQAKNLIKESWPLIVSGIAIYIYSTIDQVMLGSFSAQDLKFDPQYELGIYAAAVKISQIFDFIPSIMQISFFPKLAEAKAQGEIEYLKKFQAYFDLTLILWLIIAIPVSLLSTYIVHFLYGDKYAASAIILSIYVWSQFGSGFGLARNAFIMIEGKAKNELLLTFVGAVVNIILNLYLIPKYGALGATIATLITYFIVTVLLNFIIPDLKPIGKFILRSCNLYKAATRIKGIVR from the coding sequence ATGTTAGACAAGCTGAGTCTGGTCAATCAAAAGCTTAGCCCAGGTCTACGCAAGGTGTTCAGCAACATCGCGTGGCTGTTCGCTGACAAAATCCTCCAAATGGGCTTAAGCCTAATTGTAGGGATATGGGTGGCTCGCTATCTAGGGCCGGAACAGTTTGGTTTATTTAATTACGCGATCGCATTTGTAGCGCTGTTAGGGCCGATTGCCAATCTGGGGCTAGATAGCATCGTAGTACGCGACATTGTGCGCGATCCAATTACCAAGAATGAAACACTTGGGACTTCTCTTGCCCTAAAACTTATTGGCGGTGTTGTAACAACTTCATTAGCGGTTGGCGCAATTTCCTTCCTACAACCCCAAGACACTTTAACCTCTTGGTTGGTAGGAATTATTGCTGCTGGAACCATTTTTCAGGCTTTCGAGACGATCGATCTTTGGTTCCGTTCACAAGTTCAATCCAAATATACAGTTGTTGTTAAAAATTGCGCTTATTTGCTTGTCTGTGCTGTCAGAATTGTCTTAATTCAAATTAAAGCTCCTCTAATTGCATTCGCCTGGGCAAGATGTGGAGAGCTTGCCTTAGCTGCTGTGGGATTGGTAATAATTTATCAGACGAGTGGCCAGGATATAAAAGCATGGCGTAGCAGTCTGCCTCAGGCGAAAAACTTAATCAAAGAAAGCTGGCCCCTGATTGTGTCAGGAATCGCCATTTATATTTACTCCACCATCGATCAGGTCATGCTGGGTTCCTTCTCTGCTCAAGACCTTAAATTCGATCCCCAATATGAATTAGGCATTTATGCCGCTGCTGTTAAGATATCGCAGATATTTGATTTTATTCCCTCTATCATGCAAATATCTTTTTTTCCAAAACTCGCTGAGGCGAAGGCTCAAGGGGAAATTGAATATTTAAAAAAATTTCAGGCTTACTTTGATTTAACCTTAATTTTGTGGTTGATAATAGCAATTCCAGTTTCACTGCTTTCCACTTACATCGTTCATTTCTTGTACGGAGATAAGTATGCAGCTTCAGCAATAATACTATCAATCTATGTTTGGTCACAGTTTGGTAGCGGTTTTGGTCTTGCTAGAAATGCGTTCATTATGATTGAAGGAAAAGCCAAAAATGAATTGCTTTTAACATTTGTCGGGGCAGTCGTGAATATAATTTTAAATTTATATTTAATTCCTAAATATGGAGCGCTTGGAGCCACAATAGCAACGTTGATTACTTATTTCATCGTGACTGTACTTCTCAATTTTATAATTCCTGATCTAAAGCCAATTGGTAAGTTTATTTTACGTTCTTGTAATTTATATAAGGCTGCTACAAGAATTAAAGGAATTGTGCGATGA